A genome region from Camelina sativa cultivar DH55 chromosome 10, Cs, whole genome shotgun sequence includes the following:
- the LOC104718773 gene encoding COBRA-like protein 7 — MDSTPNFTPHFLLLLLSLLIVSIPLTSSQSNATTTNPPPSPPSDSDLCNGVFVSYTHTKGSKIPPNDTTNQPYRFESVITVLNHGRDELKSWRVFVKFAHREILVSASNAVLSDGSSLPLSVENGTVFAGYPSSDLKSAIQTAGDVTQMQARVELVGTQFGVSPPNVPLPKNISLATDGWKCPKPTQKGKNVLQVCCTPDPNYDNTDIIDNKYLPRQDGDLTIMYDVVRSYSSNYMAQVTMENHSPLGRLDNWKLSFDWMRDEFIYTMKGAYPSIVDSSHCVDGPQAKYYQDLDFSNVLSCARRPTIIDLPPTKYNDSTFGLIPFCCRNGTILPLSMDPSKSSSAFQMQVYKMPPDLNISALSPPQNWRINGTLNPDYKCGPPVRVSPSQFADPSGLPSNKTAFASWQVVCNITQPKDASPRCCVSFSAYFNDSIVPCKTCACGCSNNKAARTCSATAPSLLLPQQALLVPFENRTELTLAWAYLKHRPVPNPMPCGDNCGVSINWHLATDYRGGWTARVTVFNWGETDFVDWFTAIQMKNAAPGFEKAYSFNATTLGINGENNTIFMEGLPGLNYLVGERDGENPLKNPRIPGKQQSVLSFTKKLTPGINVPGGDGFPRKVFFNGEECSLPTILPMRSSQHRIHISALLLVLPVLALLLLRA; from the exons ATGGATTCAACTCCCAACTTCACTCCTcacttccttctccttctcctctcaCTTCTCATCGTATCAATCCCTCTAACATCATCTCAATCCAACGCCACCACTACTAATCCGCCACCATCACCACCCTCAGATTCGGATCTATGCAACGGCGTATTCGTTTCCTACACTCACACTAAAGGATCCAAGATCCCTCCCAACGACACCACGAACCAACCCTACCGGTTCGAATCTGTGATAACCGTGCTCAACCACGGCCGCGACGAGCTCAAATCTTGGCGTGTCTTCGTCAAATTCGCGCACCGAGAGATCCTCGTGTCAGCTTCGAACGCTGTGCTCTCCGACGGCTCGAGCTTACCACTGAGCGTCGAAAACGGCACCGTGTTCGCTGGTTACCCTTCGTCGGATTTGAAATCGGCTATTCAGACTGCGGGTGATGTCACTCAGATGCAAGCTCGTGTTGAGCTCGTTGGCACTCAGTTCGGAGTTTCCCCGCCGAATGTTCCGCTTCCTAAGAACATCTCTCTCGCTACTGATGGATGGAAGTGTCCTAAACCTACTCAAAAAG GTAAAAATGTTCTGCAAGTATGTTGCACGCCGGACCCAAACTATGATAACACAGACATCATTGATAATAAGTACCTTCCCCGACAAGATGGAGACCTCACTATCATGTACGATGTGGTCAGATCATATTCATCGAATTATATGGCACAAGTCACGATGGAGAACCATAGCCCGCTTGGTCGGTTAGATAACTGGAAACTGAGTTTTGACTGGATGAGGGATGAGTTTATCTACACCATGAAAGGAGCTTACCCGAGTATTGTTGATTCATCACATTGTGTTGATGGTCCACAAGCGAAGTACTATCAAGATCTTGATTTTTCTAACGTGTTAAGCTGTGCAAGACGGCCAACCATCATAGATCTCCCTCCTACGAAATACAATGATTCGACGTTCGGTCTTATCCCATTTTGCTGCAGAAATGGGACGATTCTACCACTGTCAATGGATCCTAGCAAGTCGAGCTCAGCTTTCCAGATGCAGGTGTACAAAATGCCTCCGGATCTCAACATCTCTGCTCTATCACCGCCTCAGAACTGGAGAATCAACGGTACTCTGAACCCGGATTACAAATGTGGCCCTCCTGTTCGGGTTAGCCCGAGCCAGTTCGCTGATCCCAGTGGGTTGCCCTCAAACAAGACTGCTTTTGCGAGCTGGCAGGTGGTCTGCAACATCACTCAACCAAAAGATGCGAGTCCTAGATGCTGCGTGTCATTCTCCGCATACTTCAACGACTCGATCGTTCCATGCAAGACTTGTGCTTGCGGATGTTCCAACAACAAAGCGGCTCGAACTTGCAGCGCAACAGCCCCGTCTCTTCTTCTACCCCAGCAAGCTCTTCTGGTTCCATTTGAGAACAGAACTGAACTCACTCTCGCTTGGGCTTATCTAAAACATCGGCCTGTGCCAAACCCAATGCCTTGTGGGGATAACTGTGGAGTTAGCATTAATTGGCATTTGGCTACAGATTATCGAGGGGGATGGACAGCTCGGGTCACAGTCTTCAACTGGGGTGAAACAGACTTTGTAGATTGGTTTACTGCAATTCAGATGAAAAACGCTGCCCCTGGTTTCGAGAAAGCCTACTCATTCAATGCAACTACACTTGGTATCAACGGGGAGAACAACACTATTTTCATGGAGGGTCTTCCTGGATTAAACTATCTCGTCGGAGAAAGAGACGGGGAGAATCCGTTGAAGAACCCTCGGATTCCCGGGAAACAACAGTCTGTTCTTTCCTTCACCAAGAAACTGACTCCTGGGATCAATGTCCCTGGCGGGGATGGCTTCCCACGCAAAGTGTTCTTCAACGGCGAGGAGTGCTCTCtcccaaccatactcccaatgAGAAGCAGTCAACACCGGATACACATCTCTGCTTTACTCTTGGTATTACCTGTTTTGGCGCTCTTGCTTCTGCGGGCGTAA
- the LOC104718774 gene encoding two-component response regulator ARR2-like — MINSGHGRGPDSGSNSDPFPAGLRVLVVDDDPTCLMILERMLMTCLYRVTKCNRAELALSLLRKNKNGFDIVISDVHMPDMDGFKLLEHVGLEMDLPVIMMSADDSKSVVLKGVTHGAVDYLIKPVRIEALKNIWQHVVRKKRNEWNVSEHSGGSIEDTGGDRDRQQPREDADNNSSSVNEGNWRSSSSRKRKEEEVDDQGDDKEDTSSLKKPRVVWSVELHQQFVAAVNQLGVDKAVPKKILEMMNVPGLTRENVASHLQKYRIYLRRLGGVSQHQGNMNHSFMTGQDPSFGPLSSLNGFDLQALAVVGQLPAQSLAQLQAAGLGRSSLIKPGMSSSPLVDQRSIFNFENPKVRFGDGHGQTINNGNKQMSLLHGVPTGMEPKQFAGSHMRVQQQITGVRPGQNVQSSGMVLSVADHLPRGGPSMLSSLGQQQPMFSTSVSRRSDLTGAVRNSIPETNNRVVPATHSVFNNFPADLPQNNFPLASAPGISIPVSASYQEEVNSSDAKGGSSAATAGFGNPCYDMFNNFSQQQQQHHNNKLNDWDLRNIGLAFSHQDTASASAAFSTSEAYSSSSSLRKRRETDATVVTAHGQNQQPPSRSLNHLNHVFMDGGSVRVKSERVAETVTCPPATTLFNEQYHQEDLMSALLKQEGIPSVDNEFDFDGYSIDNIPV, encoded by the exons atGATAAATTCGGGTCACGGAAGAGGACCCGATTCGGGTTCCAATTCTGACCCGTTTCCGGCGGGTCTTCGAGTTCTTGTCGTTGATGATGATCCAACTTGTCTCATGATCTTAGAGAGGATGCTCATGACTTGTCTCTACAGAG TAACTAAATGCAACAGAGCTGAGCTCGCATTGTCACTGCTCCGGAAGAACAAGAATGGTTTTGATATTGTCATCAGTGATGTTCATATGCCTGACATGGATGGTTTCAAGCTCCTTGAGCACGTTGGTTTAGAGATGGATTTACCTGTTATCA TGATGTCTGCGGATGATTCAAAGAGCGTTGTGTTGAAAGGAGTGACTCACGGTGCGGTCGATTACCTAATTAAGCCAGTACGTATTGAGGCTTTGAAGAATATATGGCAACATGTGGTGAGGAAGAAGCGGAACGAGTGGAATGTTTCTGAACATTCAGGAGGAAGTATTGAAGATACTGGCGGCGACAGAGACAGGCAGCAGCCGAGGGAGGATGCTGACAACAATTCTTCTTCCGTTAATGAAGGGAACTGGAGGAGCTCTAGCTCGAGAAAGCGGAAGGAAGAGGAAGTAGATGATCAAGGGGATGACAAAGAGGACACTTCGAGTTTGAAGAAACCACGCGTGGTTTGGTCCGTTGAATTGCATCAGCAGTTTGTCGCTGCCGTGAATCAGCTTGGCGTTGACA AAGCGGTTCCTAAGAAGATCTTAGAGATGATGAATGTACCTGGCTTGACGCGAGAAAACGTAGCCAGTCACCTCCAG AAGTACCGGATATATCTAAGACGGCTTGGAGGAGTATCGCAGCACCAAGGAAATATGAACCATTCGTTTATGACTGGCCAAGATCCGAGTTTTGGTCCTCTTTCTTCGTTGAATGGATTCGATCTTCAAGCTCTAGCTGTTGTAGGGCAGCTTCCTGCTCAGAGCCTCGCACAGCTTCAAGCAGCTGGCCTTGGGCGGTCTTCACTCATTAAACCCGGGATGTCGAGTTCTCCCCTTGTAGATCAGAGAAGCATCTTTAACTTTGAAAATCCTAAAGTAAGATTTGGAGATGGACATGGACAGACCATAAACAATGGTAATAAGCAGATGAGTTTGCTTCACGGTGTCCCAACAGGTATGGAACCAAAACAATTTGCAGGTAGTCACATGCGCGTACAGCAACAAATCACTGGTGTTCGTCCAGGACAGAATGTTCAGAGCAGTGGAATGGTGTTGTCTGTAGCCGACCATCTACCCCGAGGAGGGCCATCAATGCTATCATCCCTCGGGCAACAACAACCGATGTTTTCAACCAGCGTTTCAAGGAGAAGCGATCTCACTGGTGCGGTTAGAAACAGTATCCCTGAGACTAACAACAGAGTGGTACCAGCTACCCACTCGGTCTTCAACAACTTCCCCGCAGATCTACCTCAAAACAACTTCCCATTGGCAAGTGCCCCGGGGATATCAATTCCAGTGTCAGCTTCTTACCAAGAAGAGGTCAACAGCTCTGATGCGAAAGGCGGTTCATCAGCTGCTACTGCAGGGTTTGGTAACCCGTGCTACGACATGTTTAACAATTTTtcgcagcagcaacaacagcacCACAACAACAAACTGAATGACTGGGATCTACGGAATATTGGATTGGCCTTTTCCCATCAGGACACAGCATCAGCCTCTGCAGCTTTCTCTACTTCGGAAGCGTACTCTTCGTCTTCCTCACTGAGAAAAAGGCGGGAAACGGACGCAACAGTGGTGACCGCGCATGGACAGAATCAGCAACCACCAAGCCGGAGTCTAAATCATCTGAACCATGTTTTTATGGATGGTGGTTCGGTCAGAGTTAAGTCAGAGAGAGTGGCGGAGACAGTGACCTGTCCTCCCGCAACCACATTGTTTAACGAGCAATATCATCAAGAAGATCTCATGAGCGCACTTCTCAAACAG GAAGGCATTCCATCGGTTGATAACGAGTTCGATTTTGACGGATATTCCATCGATAATATTCCAGTCTGA
- the LOC104718776 gene encoding uncharacterized protein LOC104718776 produces MSTTRRIRGENRFYNPPPMRKLQQEREKKRLEAEEEEKKKLNAKEKILDRQIKSKDKEVKKPDECSTSDSSLVPGRVSSSSTTTTGTSSNLGRFIECTTPVVSTQYLPLRSIKGWRTREPEHCPYFLLNDLWDSFEEWSAYGVGVPLLLNGIDSVVQYYVPYLSGIQLYEDPSRVSTSKRRPGEESDGDSPRDMSSDGSNDCRELSQTLYRASLEEKPCIGSSSDESEASSISPGDLVFEYLEAAMPFGREPLTDKISNLSSQFPALRTYRSCDLSPSSWVSVAWYPIYRIPLGQSLQNLDACFLTFHSLSTPCRGSSNEEGRSSSKSVASSKLPLPTFGLAFYKFKLSVWSPESDADENQRVGTLLQAAEEWLRRLKVILPDFRHFIMHSGSAWR; encoded by the exons ATGTCGACTACCCGTAGGATCCGCGGCGAGAATCGGTTTTACAACCCTCCTCCGATGAGAAAACTTCAACAGGAGCGTGAGAAGAAGCGACTTGAAgccgaggaggaggagaagaagaagttgaacgCTAAGGAGAAGATTCTCGATCGCCAGATTAAGTCCAAGGATAAGGAAGTTAAGAAACCCGACGAGTGCTCTACCTCCGATTCCTCTCTTGTACCAGGTCgggtctcctcctcctccaccaccaccaccggcaCTTCCTCCAATTTGGGCCGGTTTATCGAGTGCACCACTCCCGTTGTCTCTACGCAATACTTGCCTCTG AGAAGCATTAAAGGGTGGAGAACCCGGGAACCAGAGCACTGTCCTTACTTCTTGCTTAATGATTTGTGGGATTCGTTTGAGGAGTGGAGTGCCTATGGTGTTGGGGTTCCCCTTCTCTTAAATGGGATTGATTCCGTTGTTCAGTATTATGTTCCTTATCTCTCTGGAATTCAGCTTTATGAAGACCCATCTAGAGTTTCAACAAGTAAGAG GAGGCCTGGTGAAGAAAGTGATGGTGACTCGCCTAGAGACATGAGTAGCGATGGCAGTAATGACTGTAGAGAGCTTTCTCAGACTTTATACAGAGCCTCTTTGGAAGAGAAACCTTGCATAGGTTCATCGAGTGATGAGAGTGAGGCCAGCAGTATCTCTCCTGGTGACCTTGTCTTTGAGTATCTTGAAGCTGCTATGCCATTTGGCCGTGAACCATTGACTGACAAG ATCTCAAACCTGTCATCACAATTTCCAGCACTCAGAACATACAGGAGTTGTGACCTATCACCTTCGAGTTGGGTCTCTGTAGCTTG GTACCCAATATACCGAATACCATTAGGTCAATCGTTACAAAACCTGGACGCTTGCTTTTTAACATTCCACTCCTTATCAACACCCTGTCGAG gtTCAAGCAATGAGGAAGGTCGAAGCTCAAGCAAATCGGTTGCGTCATCGAAGCTTCCATTGCCGACTTTTGGTCTAGCTTTCTACAAGTTTAAGCTGTCGGTGTGGAGCCCAGAGAGTGACGCTGACGAGAACCAGAGAGTCGGGACGCTGCTACAAGCAGCTGAAGAGTGGCTCAGGCGGTTGAAGGTGATCCTACCAGACTTTAGACACTTCATAATGCATAGTGGTTCCGCGTGGAGATGA